The proteins below are encoded in one region of Gemmatimonadota bacterium:
- a CDS encoding MMPL family transporter encodes MVEAGLRFLAGWTYRHYRGILVVSILLTAFCSIFVYRLGRKLETDLVALIPENYQSVKTLNEIKQRVGGVGSLVVLVQSPDFEANRRFAEDLARELQDEKYETYINFVDYKRDAEFYRKNALLFMETDDLDEVLTRIDDYIIQEKLKLSPLYISLDEEEAVLDFSDIESKYRTADNGDETYYTNPDRTILALEAMAAGTVSNIGFAKDMQRVIQQAVKKVNPRAYHPQMLIEYGGPFKNKIDEYDTILSDVRSTLIFGIMGIVALLTFYFRQPLAAFFVAIPLAMGLIWAFAITYWVIGNLNTMTVFLFVILFGLGIDFGIHMFARYLEVRMDKTDVRMSIETMLSQTGQAILTAAITTSIAFFSLTLTDFRGFSEFGFIVGTGILMSLVSMTTVLPAVLVLADQRFMWIRMRHVWGHNWGGSRGHFPYPLLVIASALILTIYLGIHLRDIDFEYDFTNLRSNLPASVKVKQKMATIPKYGSESQSYGIVLADSKAELDEIVDALEKKIAEDDPTPTIDKVKTLWTELRGQDEKLEIIGEIRALANGEGAKLIRGTQKAKLDSLRDLLDVERLSVEDLPENLLRKFETIDGSQAYFAQILPSVQLRDGKNAIAFAEDSHEIQTASGKVFYSSSSNIIFADMLQLMLRDSPRAISLTVAVVFLIVLADFRSLRSALLVIFPLACGTIWMCGSLYLQDLKLNFYNMVALPTIIGMGIDNGVHLYHRYRQEGPGSMPVVIRSTGGAMFISMLTTMIGFFGLMMATHPGLNSIGRLALIGLLTCFVAAVLVLPAILEVLEGGRMRREKALGESE; translated from the coding sequence TTGGTTGAAGCGGGGCTTCGTTTTTTGGCGGGGTGGACTTATCGACACTACAGAGGTATTCTTGTGGTGTCGATTTTGTTGACGGCTTTTTGCAGTATTTTTGTGTACAGGCTTGGACGGAAGCTCGAGACGGATCTCGTTGCCCTGATTCCGGAAAATTATCAGAGTGTGAAGACGCTCAATGAGATCAAACAGCGCGTGGGCGGCGTGGGCAGTCTGGTGGTTTTGGTGCAGAGTCCCGATTTTGAGGCAAATAGGCGTTTTGCCGAGGATCTGGCACGTGAATTACAGGACGAGAAATACGAGACCTATATCAATTTTGTCGATTACAAGCGAGATGCGGAATTTTATCGCAAGAACGCGCTGTTGTTTATGGAAACGGACGATTTGGATGAGGTTCTCACGCGTATAGATGATTATATCATTCAGGAAAAGTTGAAGCTGTCACCGTTGTATATTTCTCTCGATGAAGAAGAAGCCGTGCTCGATTTTTCGGATATTGAGTCTAAGTATCGCACGGCGGATAACGGGGACGAGACGTATTATACCAATCCCGACCGCACCATCCTGGCATTGGAGGCGATGGCAGCAGGTACGGTGAGCAATATCGGTTTTGCCAAGGATATGCAGCGGGTGATCCAGCAGGCGGTTAAGAAGGTGAATCCGCGCGCGTATCACCCACAGATGTTGATTGAATACGGGGGGCCGTTTAAGAACAAAATTGATGAATACGATACCATTTTAAGCGATGTCCGCTCGACGTTGATATTTGGTATCATGGGTATTGTCGCGCTTTTGACATTTTATTTCCGCCAGCCGTTGGCGGCTTTTTTTGTGGCTATTCCGCTGGCGATGGGCTTGATCTGGGCGTTTGCGATTACTTATTGGGTTATCGGCAATTTGAATACTATGACAGTTTTCTTGTTTGTAATCTTGTTTGGGCTGGGGATCGATTTTGGCATTCATATGTTTGCGCGATATCTCGAAGTTCGGATGGACAAGACGGATGTGCGGATGTCTATAGAGACGATGCTGAGTCAGACTGGACAGGCTATTTTGACGGCGGCGATTACCACGTCCATTGCGTTCTTTTCTCTGACTCTGACAGATTTTAGAGGCTTTTCCGAGTTTGGTTTTATTGTGGGTACGGGCATTTTGATGTCGTTGGTCTCTATGACGACTGTATTGCCCGCTGTGCTGGTGCTGGCAGATCAAAGGTTCATGTGGATTCGCATGCGGCATGTGTGGGGACACAATTGGGGCGGCAGCCGGGGGCATTTTCCATATCCATTGTTGGTGATTGCCAGCGCGCTGATTCTCACGATATATCTGGGTATTCATTTGCGCGATATCGATTTTGAATACGATTTTACCAATTTGCGCTCTAATTTGCCCGCATCGGTCAAGGTGAAACAAAAGATGGCGACGATTCCGAAATACGGCAGTGAATCGCAGTCTTATGGTATTGTGCTGGCGGATAGCAAAGCGGAACTCGATGAAATTGTAGATGCATTGGAAAAGAAGATAGCCGAAGATGATCCAACGCCAACAATTGACAAAGTCAAAACGCTCTGGACAGAGTTGCGCGGTCAGGACGAGAAGCTGGAGATAATAGGAGAAATTCGCGCGCTGGCCAATGGGGAGGGCGCGAAGTTGATCAGGGGCACACAAAAGGCAAAGCTCGATTCCCTGCGCGATTTGTTGGATGTCGAAAGACTTTCGGTTGAGGATTTGCCCGAGAATTTATTGAGAAAATTTGAGACTATTGATGGCAGTCAGGCGTATTTTGCGCAAATTTTGCCGAGTGTGCAGTTGCGCGATGGGAAAAACGCCATTGCATTTGCCGAAGATTCACACGAGATTCAAACCGCATCGGGCAAGGTGTTTTATTCGTCGAGTTCCAATATCATTTTTGCCGATATGTTGCAGTTGATGCTGCGCGATAGTCCGCGTGCGATTTCGCTGACAGTAGCGGTTGTGTTTCTCATTGTGCTGGCTGATTTTCGCAGTTTGCGCTCTGCTTTGCTGGTGATTTTTCCCCTTGCCTGTGGCACTATTTGGATGTGTGGTTCGCTGTATTTGCAGGATTTGAAGCTCAATTTCTACAATATGGTCGCATTGCCCACTATCATTGGTATGGGGATTGACAATGGGGTGCATCTCTATCACCGATATAGGCAGGAGGGGCCCGGGTCTATGCCGGTGGTGATCAGGAGCACGGGTGGGGCGATGTTCATTTCTATGTTGACGACGATGATCGGTTTTTTTGGATTGATGATGGCGACGCATCCCGGCCTCAATTCAATTGGGCGATTGGCGTTGATTGGTTTGTTGACCTGTTTTGTGGCTGCCGTGCTGGTGCTACCCGCTATTTTGGAGGTGCTTGAAGGGGGGCGGATGCGGCGAGAGAAGGCATTAGGCGAATCGGAATAA